The window TGCTCTGGTGTTCTTGGTATACCATACCCCTCAGGGTAATACCTTGCGGGGTTAGGATTACGTTCTCCTGCATACACTTCTAGTATTCATATTTTTAGAATCTCATTAGTATATCAGCTAAGAGAACGATTTTCACAAAAAGATAGACCTTTCAAGACCTTGTACATTTCATCATCAACATAGGTGTTAATTACCTTACTTTTCTTCATGTTTTTTCCTCCATATTACTTCTTATGATTACCATAATAACAATTCATCCGGTTAAAGCGTACTTCGTCTCATGAATCACCATAATCCTGAGTTTGAAAACACAGACACAGCACTTTTTTCATAAACTTTCCGCAGGCCTTATCTGTAAAACCACATGTTACAGCACCGCTTTTCATGCCTGTCATTGTCCGTTGGACATGTGCTTAGATAGCAAATTGCCAACGGTTTTCAGGTGCTTCTTTTCCTCGTTTGCGAGACTGTTGAACAAGGCCTCTGCCGCTGGGTCCCCGGTGTCCCGCGCAAGGCGGATATAAAGGTCAAAGGCTTGCGCCTCGAACATCAAGGCGGTTTCGAGGGCACCTAAAGGGGTGTCCATGGTTGTCCCGAAAAGAGTCTCGAATCCGTCCTCGTCCACGCCACCTTCGAAGAGAATGATGGCAGGGGAATGTTGGAGGTCCTCGTGATCCGCTGCGGGGGCGATTTCGCGAATTCGTCTTAGAATGAGGTCGAGATGGGTCTGTTCCAGACCTGCAAGAGTCTTGAATGCACCAATCAGTTCCGGCTGATCCATCGCCTTGGCCCGGCGGCTGTAGTAGCCCCCCAGTGAAAGCTCCATGGCGTAAGCCATGCGCAGGATGTCCAAAGGAGTCTTGGCTGCGGTTCCTAGGTGCATACCTTGGGTTGGCAGGCCCACAGCCTTTTCACCGTTCCAAGCAGTGATACCTCCTAGCATGTTGAAAACGTCGGACTTGCCGTTGTTTAACAAAATTGAGGAAGCAACCATGCTACGGTTGCCACTACGACAATAGACGATCACAGGGCCGTTTTCAGAAACCTCATCAAGCCTGTCGGCCAACTGGTCTAGGGGCACAAGCCTCGCGCCGGGCAGGTGGCCTTCTTCGTATTCCCGTTCCTGTCGCACGTCCAACAGTTGGTAACTACCCACTTCATGCGCATGAAAGAAAGATTTCGCGTCATTTGTCGTGATATTCTTGATGGCT is drawn from Desulfovibrio sp. JC022 and contains these coding sequences:
- a CDS encoding rhodanese-like domain-containing protein, with the protein product MGSYQLLDVRQEREYEEGHLPGARLVPLDQLADRLDEVSENGPVIVYCRSGNRSMVASSILLNNGKSDVFNMLGGITAWNGEKAVGLPTQGMHLGTAAKTPLDILRMAYAMELSLGGYYSRRAKAMDQPELIGAFKTLAGLEQTHLDLILRRIREIAPAADHEDLQHSPAIILFEGGVDEDGFETLFGTTMDTPLGALETALMFEAQAFDLYIRLARDTGDPAAEALFNSLANEEKKHLKTVGNLLSKHMSNGQ